The stretch of DNA TGCTAGTGCCCGCGCCGATAAAGCCTTGCGAATTGCCATACACCCAGCGCGAAGCCGACGTTGATACCGTTGCGCCATCCGAATTATCAATCCGCTCGTCCACCGCCAGCGCGGCCTGCTCGCATTCGCGCGCCAATTCAATCGCGTTTTCGACCGACAAATCCCACGGATGATACAAATCCAGATCGGGGAACACGGTACACAGCCGTTTAGGGTCGGCTTGACCGGCAAATTCATCGGCGGCGGTGTATTTGGCAATCGCCAGCGCGGCTTTTACCGTATCGGCGAGCGCCTGCGGCGAAAAATCGCTACTGCTAGCATGGCCTTTTTGTTGCCCCAGATAAACGGTAACGCTAACCCCTTTATCGCGGTTGTATTCAATGGTTTCGACTTCATCCAGTCGCACCGAAACGTTTTGTCCTGAGCCTTCGGAAACTTCCACATCGCAGGCGCTGGCCCCTTGCTGCTTGGCGATATCTAACACCTGACTGGCCAATTGACGCAAAGCGCTTTCGCTAAAACTGAATTCAGACACGTATTTAAGTTCCGTTGGATAAATTGGAAAAAGTAATGGCTGGCTCGTAAATTGCAGCAGTGAGCAAGAAGCTTGAGCCCAAGTTTGTTATCATACTGCTTTTGCACCGGCGTTAGATACCCTATATGGCCAAACCACAACACGACGATGAAATTGAAGGCGTCAGTAAATCTCAATTAAAGCGCGAAGCCGCAGCACTGCAAGAGCTAGGCGCTACGCTGATGACCTACAGCGCCAAACAACTGGCACCGCTCAATTTGCCTGAAAAACTCGTCGATGCCCTGAACGAAGGCCGACGGATTACCGCCAATGGCGCTACCGCTCGTCATAAACAATACATTGGTAAATTGATGCGCGATGTAGATCCTGCGCCGATTTATGCATTTTTAGATGCGCTCAATGGCGACTCGGATAAACACACTGCGTGGCTGCATCAGGTCGAGCGCCTGCGTGAAAAGCTTTTGGTCGACAGTAAAGCGGTTGAGCAATTTATTGCCGATTTCCCCGACGTGGATATTCAGCACTTGCGCCAGCTGATTCGCAACGCAATCAAAGAGCGCCAAGCGCAGGAAAGTGGCAAACACATGCCACCTAAAGCGTTCCGTGAATTATTCCAGCTGATCAAATCGCATATCAAAGAGCCGGCGCTGCCGAGTTTGAGCGACAGCAACGACGCAGAGGACGACGAAGAATGAGCATTGCCGTGAAGGGTCTGTTGTTTGACATGGATGGTACTTTGGTTGATTCACGATCATGTATCGAGCTGCTATGGCGCAACTGGGCCTCACGGCACAATCTCAACTTCGCCGAAATCCAGGCCGTGATGCACGGCCGCCGTGGCATTGAAACCATCCAAATCGTTGCGCCGCATCTCGACGCGCAAACCGAGGTCGAGCTGCTGCTCGCCGAAGAAGCGCTAATGCTCGAAGGCATCGTTGCGATTGAAGGCGCGCAGGAATTACTCAGCAGCCTAGACCCCAATCAATGGGCAGTCGTTACCTCGGCTCCGCGCGATCTGGCCTTGGCCAAGCTCGCCTTTGCGGGCTTACCGCTGCCGACGCACATTGTTGGCGCAGACGATGTAAAGGATGGCAAACCGCACCCAGCCCCCTTTCAAATGGGCGCAGCCAAACTGGGGCTCACCGCTGATCAATGTTTAGCGTTTGAAGACGCCAGCGCAGGCATTCAGTCTGCGCACAGCGCTGGCGCGCAAGTGTGCTTGGTCAGCGCCGCTGGCGGCAAAGACACAACCGGTCTGGCGCAATGGCAAATCAACCATTTTGCCCAAGTGCAGATCGAGCAAAACAACGGCACTTTGAACGTAAAAATCAAATGACAACGCAAACTGAAGTTTTAAAAATTGGTCTAGTATCGGTGTCTGACCGCGCCAGCAGTGGCGTGTACGAAGACAAAGGCATTCCGGCACTGCAAGAGTGGCTAAGCCAAGCAATCTCAAGTCCATTTGAAATCGTCAGCCGCTTAATTGCTGACGAGCAGCCGACGATTGAGGCGACGCTGATTGATCTGGTCGATCAACAACAATGCCATTTGGTGCTAACTACAGGTGGCACAGGCCCAGCCAAACGAGATGTGACGCCCGACGCGACGCTGGCGATTGCCGAGCGCGAAATGCCCGGCTTTGGCGAGCAAATGCGCCAGATCAGCTTGCACTACGTACCCACCGCGATTTTATCGCGCCAAGTGGGCGTAATTCGCGGCAGCAGCCTGATTTTAAATCTGCCCGGCCAACCTAAATCGATTAAAGAAACACTCGAAGGCGTTAAAGACGCCGATGGCAAAGTACTAGTTCACGGCATTTTCGCCTCGGTGCCCTACTGCATCCAGCTACTCGAAGGCCCTTACGTTGAAACGCACAGCGCCGTTGTCGCGGCGTTTCGCCCCAAAGCAACGATTCTCCCGCAGGCATAAATAATCGCGCAAAAACTCGCCAGCAAGGCAGCGAAGCCGTAGGCAGTACAAGCAGTACGACAAGGCAAGCTAACGATGCTGGAGAATTTTTGCTTAAGACCGAAGAAGAGATTAAAGATGAGCAATCTACTACCCTGTGTCGAAATCGAAACTGGCGCCAACCCGAGCGCCGCAGTGATCTGGCTGCACGGTCTGGGCGCCGATGGCAACGACTTTGCGCCGATTGTGCCCGAATTAGGTCTACCCGCCAATTTAGCTGTACGCTTTGTTTTCCCGCACGCGCCGACGATGCCGATCACCTGCAACAATGGCTATGTGATGCGCGCTTGGTACGAC from Chitinibacter fontanus encodes:
- a CDS encoding HAD-IA family hydrolase, which codes for MSIAVKGLLFDMDGTLVDSRSCIELLWRNWASRHNLNFAEIQAVMHGRRGIETIQIVAPHLDAQTEVELLLAEEALMLEGIVAIEGAQELLSSLDPNQWAVVTSAPRDLALAKLAFAGLPLPTHIVGADDVKDGKPHPAPFQMGAAKLGLTADQCLAFEDASAGIQSAHSAGAQVCLVSAAGGKDTTGLAQWQINHFAQVQIEQNNGTLNVKIK
- the yjgA gene encoding ribosome biogenesis factor YjgA; translated protein: MAKPQHDDEIEGVSKSQLKREAAALQELGATLMTYSAKQLAPLNLPEKLVDALNEGRRITANGATARHKQYIGKLMRDVDPAPIYAFLDALNGDSDKHTAWLHQVERLREKLLVDSKAVEQFIADFPDVDIQHLRQLIRNAIKERQAQESGKHMPPKAFRELFQLIKSHIKEPALPSLSDSNDAEDDEE
- the mog gene encoding molybdopterin adenylyltransferase, with the translated sequence MTTQTEVLKIGLVSVSDRASSGVYEDKGIPALQEWLSQAISSPFEIVSRLIADEQPTIEATLIDLVDQQQCHLVLTTGGTGPAKRDVTPDATLAIAEREMPGFGEQMRQISLHYVPTAILSRQVGVIRGSSLILNLPGQPKSIKETLEGVKDADGKVLVHGIFASVPYCIQLLEGPYVETHSAVVAAFRPKATILPQA